A genomic segment from Bradyrhizobium sp. ISRA430 encodes:
- a CDS encoding small ribosomal subunit Rsm22 family protein, which produces MISPTLPAELKAALDGKLQGFSRSDAARRSSQISSTYRAGGGSGTIKSEADALAYALARMPATYAAVAASLNALTAIVPDLAPEILLDVGAGPGTASWAAAEAFPSLQDFTLLDANATLSRLALELAGDSARLADCRYLSGDAGTNLAEVPPADIVIASYVIGELAESDQRALTEAMWAKARHALVVIEPGTPAGYARILALRQHLITAGAYVAAPCPHEKPCPLTAPDWCHFSQRLPRSQAHRQIKGAEVPFEDERFIYVALTRAPPAGRATRVLAPPDVGKAEITAKLCTPNGLAITKVPRRDKAAYASARRWRWGDGVMSES; this is translated from the coding sequence ATGATCTCGCCCACGCTTCCCGCTGAACTGAAAGCCGCGCTCGACGGCAAGCTCCAGGGCTTTTCCCGCAGCGATGCGGCACGACGGTCGTCGCAGATCTCCAGCACCTATCGCGCGGGCGGCGGCTCGGGCACGATCAAGTCCGAGGCCGATGCGCTCGCCTACGCGCTGGCGCGGATGCCGGCGACCTACGCCGCCGTCGCCGCAAGCCTGAACGCGCTGACCGCGATCGTGCCGGACTTGGCTCCCGAAATCCTGCTCGACGTCGGCGCAGGCCCGGGCACTGCGAGCTGGGCCGCTGCGGAGGCCTTTCCTTCACTGCAAGACTTCACCCTGCTCGATGCCAACGCCACGCTAAGCCGGCTGGCGCTCGAGCTCGCCGGCGACAGCGCGCGTCTGGCGGATTGCCGCTACCTGTCGGGCGACGCCGGAACCAACCTCGCAGAGGTCCCGCCCGCCGACATCGTCATCGCCAGCTACGTCATTGGCGAGCTCGCTGAGAGCGATCAGCGTGCGCTTACGGAAGCCATGTGGGCAAAGGCGCGCCATGCGCTGGTCGTGATCGAGCCCGGCACGCCGGCCGGCTACGCCCGCATCCTCGCGCTGCGCCAGCACCTGATCACGGCAGGCGCCTATGTCGCGGCTCCTTGCCCGCACGAAAAGCCTTGTCCGCTCACCGCGCCCGACTGGTGCCATTTCTCCCAACGCCTGCCGCGCTCGCAGGCGCACCGGCAGATCAAGGGCGCCGAGGTGCCGTTCGAGGACGAGCGGTTCATCTACGTGGCACTGACCCGCGCGCCGCCCGCGGGGCGCGCCACACGCGTACTGGCGCCGCCTGACGTCGGCAAGGCCGAGATCACGGCAAAGCTCTGCACTCCAAACGGCCTTGCCATCACGAAGGTGCCGCGGCGCGACAAGGCCGCTTATGCGAGCGCCCGGCGCTGGCGCTGGGGCGATGGCGTCATGTCCGAAAGTTAA
- a CDS encoding DciA family protein, with amino-acid sequence MSKPGPVIAKPLSILLNDVFAEAYARQGFAARELVTRWAQIAGPEIAAHAEPLKMQWPRPVEGQPQEPATLVLRVEGPMALEIQHSADVILERVNRFFGWSAVGKLAFRQAPLSRSRRPVRPGPPDPKAVAKMAESLTDIEDEQLKTALARLGAAIKRN; translated from the coding sequence ATGTCCAAACCCGGCCCTGTCATCGCAAAGCCGCTTTCGATTCTCCTCAACGACGTCTTTGCCGAGGCCTATGCCAGGCAGGGCTTTGCCGCGCGCGAGCTGGTGACGCGGTGGGCGCAGATTGCCGGGCCGGAGATCGCAGCCCACGCGGAGCCATTGAAGATGCAATGGCCGCGCCCGGTGGAGGGCCAGCCGCAGGAGCCGGCAACGCTGGTGCTGCGGGTCGAGGGGCCGATGGCGCTGGAAATTCAGCACTCCGCGGACGTCATCCTGGAGCGGGTCAACCGCTTCTTCGGCTGGAGTGCGGTCGGCAAGCTCGCTTTCCGCCAGGCCCCCCTGTCGCGGTCCCGGCGACCGGTGCGGCCCGGCCCGCCGGACCCGAAGGCGGTCGCCAAGATGGCGGAGAGCCTTACCGACATCGAAGATGAACAGTTGAAGACGGCGCTGGCGCGCCTCGGGGCCGCAATCAAGCGAAATTGA
- a CDS encoding adenine phosphoribosyltransferase, producing MTFDHDLKASVRTIPDYPKPGIMFRDITTLLADARAFRRAVDQLVHPWAGNKIDKVAGMEARGFILGGAVAHQLSAGFVPIRKKGKLPHTTVRIAYSLEYGIDEMEMHVDAVAPGERVILVDDLIATGGTAEGAVKLLRQIGANVVAACFIIDLPELGGAAKLRAMDVPVRTLMTFEGH from the coding sequence ATGACTTTTGACCACGATCTGAAGGCCAGCGTCCGCACGATTCCCGACTATCCCAAGCCGGGGATCATGTTCCGCGACATCACCACGCTGCTCGCCGACGCGCGCGCCTTCCGCCGCGCGGTCGACCAGCTCGTGCATCCCTGGGCCGGCAACAAGATCGACAAGGTCGCCGGCATGGAGGCGCGCGGCTTCATCCTCGGCGGCGCGGTGGCGCACCAGCTCTCCGCCGGCTTCGTGCCGATCCGCAAGAAGGGCAAGCTGCCGCACACCACCGTGCGCATCGCCTATTCGTTGGAGTACGGCATTGACGAGATGGAGATGCATGTCGATGCCGTCGCGCCCGGCGAGCGCGTGATCCTGGTCGACGATCTCATTGCCACCGGCGGCACCGCGGAGGGCGCGGTGAAGCTGCTCCGGCAGATCGGTGCCAATGTGGTCGCCGCCTGCTTCATCATCGACCTGCCCGAGCTCGGCGGCGCCGCCAAGCTGCGCGCCATGGACGTGCCGGTCCGCACGCTGATGACGTTCGAGGGGCACTGA
- the smc gene encoding chromosome segregation protein SMC, with amino-acid sequence MKITRLRLHGFKSFVEPTDFVIEAGLTGVVGPNGCGKSNLVEALRWAMGETSHKSLRAADMDAVIFAGSGNRPARNHAEVTMTIDNADRTAPAAMNDSQLLEISRRIEREAGSVYRINGRDVRARDVQILFADAATGARSPALVHQGKIGEIIQAKPEQRRRVLEDAAGVAGLHARRHEAELRLKAAETNLTRVEDVIGQLSGQMEGLKKQARQAVRYREVAAKVRKAEATLFHLRWIAAHAEVNDSGQTHDLAVREMAERTQHQAEAARIQAIRAAEMPALRDAEARAAAGLQRLTNAREMLDREEERAKERVAELERRLTQFEGDIARAQQQTMDADVALQRLDTEDAELKEEIKSRVEKRSGVDERVSEAEATLAEVEQQFAELTTSLADLTAKRNQLEANVRTHRDKLARLDQEIANVAAEEQKLAEETGGFGDLDELTAAVENAEQTLAASEAAAQASEAAHVAARQTLESSRSPLNEADKRVQRLETEARTISKIVNGETKNLWPPIIDGITVDKGFEKAIGAALGDDLDAPVDPSAPMRWTNAGVTEGDPALPDGVVPLANHVQAPAELARRLAQIGVVPRERGAELVSQLKTGQRLVSPEGDVWRWDGFVAAAHAPTGAARRLAERARLVDIENELEQARIDAQIKRQALENAEAELQMAASTEGASREAWRAAQRELNAARERHATTEREINRHSARKSALIEAHSRLAADRAEAEAAHEYAAAAITELPSSEDTETRLAAVRSDIEGHRRMAAQVRAEAQALAREAELADRRVQAILAERTEWQNRKGSAASHIDTIQARITEVSIERSDLENAPAVFAEKRSALITEIEYAENDRRIAADALAAAETAMAETDRVAKLTLEALSSSREATARAEERMEGARRRLEDIEREIRDMLEVEPQAVAGLAEIEPGAELPPLHEIEEDLEKMRRDRERLGAVNLRAEEELREVEGQHTGLVTERDDLVEAIKRLRQGIQSLNKEARERLLTSFEVVNNHFKRLFVELFGGGEAALHLIESDDPLEAGLEIIAKPPGKKPQTLSLLSGGEQALTAMALIFAVFLTNPSPICVLDEVDAPLDDHNVERYCNLLHEMTGSTDTRFIIITHNPITMARMNRLFGVTMAERGVSQLVSVSLQEAVEILDQNVA; translated from the coding sequence ATGAAGATCACTCGCCTGCGCCTTCATGGCTTCAAGTCGTTCGTTGAGCCCACCGACTTCGTGATCGAGGCCGGCCTGACCGGCGTGGTCGGACCCAACGGCTGCGGCAAGTCGAACCTCGTCGAAGCGCTGCGCTGGGCGATGGGCGAGACCTCGCACAAATCGCTGCGCGCCGCTGACATGGATGCGGTGATCTTCGCGGGCTCCGGCAACCGCCCGGCGCGCAACCACGCCGAAGTGACGATGACGATCGACAATGCCGATCGCACCGCGCCGGCGGCGATGAACGACAGCCAGCTTCTGGAGATCTCCCGCCGCATCGAACGCGAGGCGGGCTCGGTCTATCGCATCAACGGCCGCGACGTCCGCGCCCGCGACGTGCAGATCCTGTTCGCCGACGCCGCCACCGGCGCGCGGTCGCCGGCCCTCGTCCACCAGGGCAAGATCGGCGAGATCATCCAGGCCAAGCCCGAGCAGCGCCGCCGCGTGCTGGAGGACGCCGCCGGCGTCGCCGGCCTGCACGCCCGCCGCCACGAGGCCGAGCTGCGGCTGAAGGCCGCCGAAACCAATCTCACCCGCGTCGAGGACGTGATCGGCCAGCTCTCCGGCCAGATGGAAGGCCTGAAGAAGCAGGCCCGCCAGGCCGTGCGCTATCGCGAGGTCGCGGCGAAGGTCCGTAAGGCGGAGGCCACGCTGTTCCATCTGCGCTGGATCGCGGCCCATGCCGAGGTCAACGATTCCGGCCAGACCCATGATCTCGCCGTGCGCGAGATGGCCGAGCGCACCCAGCATCAGGCGGAAGCCGCCCGCATCCAGGCGATCCGGGCTGCCGAGATGCCGGCGCTGCGCGATGCGGAAGCGCGTGCCGCGGCCGGCCTGCAGCGGCTGACCAATGCCCGCGAGATGCTCGACCGCGAGGAAGAGCGCGCCAAGGAGCGCGTCGCCGAGCTCGAGCGCCGGCTGACGCAGTTCGAGGGCGATATAGCCCGCGCCCAGCAGCAGACCATGGATGCGGACGTCGCGCTGCAGCGGCTCGACACCGAAGACGCCGAGCTGAAGGAAGAGATCAAGTCGCGCGTCGAGAAGCGCTCCGGCGTCGATGAGCGCGTGTCAGAGGCTGAGGCGACGCTCGCCGAAGTCGAGCAGCAGTTCGCCGAACTCACCACCTCGCTCGCCGACCTCACTGCCAAGCGCAACCAATTAGAGGCCAACGTCCGCACCCATCGCGACAAGCTCGCCCGGCTCGACCAGGAGATCGCCAATGTCGCGGCCGAGGAGCAGAAGCTCGCGGAGGAGACCGGCGGTTTCGGCGATCTCGACGAGCTGACCGCGGCGGTCGAGAACGCGGAACAGACGCTTGCAGCTTCGGAAGCCGCTGCCCAAGCGAGCGAAGCCGCCCACGTCGCCGCGCGCCAGACGCTGGAATCCTCGCGCTCGCCGCTGAATGAGGCCGACAAGCGGGTACAGCGGCTCGAGACCGAGGCGCGCACGATCTCCAAGATCGTCAACGGCGAGACCAAGAACCTGTGGCCGCCGATCATCGACGGCATCACCGTCGACAAGGGCTTTGAAAAGGCGATCGGCGCCGCGCTTGGCGACGATCTCGATGCGCCGGTCGATCCGTCGGCGCCGATGCGCTGGACCAATGCCGGCGTCACCGAAGGCGATCCGGCGCTGCCCGACGGCGTCGTGCCGCTCGCCAACCATGTGCAGGCGCCAGCCGAACTGGCGCGCCGCCTGGCGCAGATCGGCGTGGTGCCGCGCGAGCGCGGCGCCGAGCTGGTGTCGCAGCTCAAGACCGGCCAGCGGCTGGTCTCGCCCGAAGGCGACGTCTGGCGTTGGGACGGCTTTGTCGCGGCGGCTCACGCGCCGACCGGCGCCGCGCGGCGTCTTGCCGAACGCGCGCGCCTCGTCGACATCGAGAACGAGCTGGAGCAGGCCCGTATCGATGCGCAGATCAAGCGTCAGGCGCTGGAGAATGCCGAAGCCGAATTGCAGATGGCCGCGAGCACCGAAGGCGCCTCGCGCGAAGCCTGGCGCGCCGCGCAGCGCGAGCTCAACGCCGCGCGCGAGCGCCATGCCACGACCGAACGCGAGATCAATCGTCACTCCGCCCGCAAGTCGGCGCTCATCGAAGCGCACAGCCGCCTTGCGGCCGATCGCGCCGAGGCCGAAGCCGCACACGAATATGCCGCGGCCGCGATCACCGAGCTGCCGTCGAGCGAAGACACCGAAACCCGGCTCGCCGCCGTCCGCAGCGACATCGAGGGCCATCGCCGCATGGCTGCCCAGGTCCGCGCCGAGGCGCAGGCGCTGGCGCGCGAGGCCGAGCTCGCCGACCGCCGCGTGCAGGCGATCCTCGCCGAGCGCACCGAGTGGCAGAACCGCAAGGGCAGCGCAGCCTCCCACATCGACACCATCCAGGCCCGCATCACCGAAGTCTCGATCGAGCGCAGCGATCTCGAAAACGCGCCGGCCGTGTTCGCCGAGAAGCGCAGCGCGCTGATCACCGAGATCGAATATGCCGAGAACGACCGCCGCATCGCCGCCGACGCGCTCGCCGCCGCGGAAACCGCGATGGCGGAGACGGATCGTGTCGCGAAGTTGACGCTCGAGGCGCTGTCGAGCTCGCGTGAGGCCACCGCCCGCGCCGAGGAGCGCATGGAAGGCGCACGGCGCCGACTCGAGGACATCGAGCGCGAAATCCGCGACATGCTGGAAGTCGAGCCGCAGGCCGTCGCCGGCCTCGCCGAGATCGAGCCCGGTGCCGAGCTGCCGCCGCTGCACGAGATCGAGGAAGATCTCGAAAAGATGCGCCGCGACCGCGAGCGCCTGGGCGCGGTCAACCTGCGCGCCGAGGAAGAGCTGCGCGAAGTCGAGGGCCAGCACACCGGCCTCGTTACCGAGCGCGACGACCTCGTCGAGGCCATCAAGCGGCTGCGCCAGGGCATCCAGAGCCTCAACAAGGAAGCCCGCGAGCGGCTCCTCACCTCGTTCGAGGTGGTCAACAACCACTTCAAGCGCCTGTTCGTCGAGCTGTTCGGCGGCGGCGAGGCGGCGCTGCACCTGATCGAGAGCGACGATCCGCTGGAGGCCGGCCTCGAGATCATCGCAAAGCCCCCGGGCAAGAAGCCGCAGACGCTGTCGCTGCTCTCGGGCGGCGAGCAGGCGCTGACGGCGATGGCGTTGATCTTCGCCGTGTTCCTCACCAACCCCTCGCCGATCTGCGTGCTGGACGAAGTCGACGCACCGCTGGACGATCACAACGTCGAGCGCTACTGCAACCTCTTGCACGAGATGACCGGCTCGACCGACACGCGCTTCATCATCATCACGCACAACCCGATCACCATGGCGCGGATGAACCGGCTGTTCGGCGTCACCATGGCCGAGCGCGGCGTCTCGCAGCTCGTGTCGGTGAGCCTGCAAGAGGCGGTGGAGATCCTCGATCAGAACGTGGCGTGA
- a CDS encoding M48 family metallopeptidase encodes MAAYGLYTHIASNKFRSILLLAGLFLLFYVLVFAGALVAEVVLDSNRTVSFYLSRAFHDLIVASPFATIAAIAWIVIAYFFHQSMIDAVTGGHSVTRQEQPRLYNLLENLCISRGITMPKLKIMESPALNAFATGLNPRQYAITVTTGLLKALNDQEIEAVLGHELTHIRNGDVQLMVVAVIIAGVVGFFGELFFRLFTSFDWSPSSGGSWSSGSSSSSRSSSSSSDRKSSGGGAVIVIIIAVALIVLAWLLSQVVKLALSRSREFLADAGSVELTKNPDAMITALRKIEGRGELPGATSAVMELCVDNPREGFADLFATHPSVKSRVDALIKFAGGHDPGRLRTLTAEAEEPEAQADQKDASPSPTGPWNDSGKPTAAAPGPAPGPSGTAVGNPVGPWGRH; translated from the coding sequence ATGGCTGCGTATGGTCTCTACACGCATATCGCCTCGAACAAGTTCCGTTCGATACTGCTGCTCGCCGGCCTGTTCCTGCTGTTCTACGTGCTGGTCTTCGCCGGCGCGCTGGTTGCCGAAGTCGTCCTCGACAGCAATCGGACCGTCAGTTTCTACCTCAGCCGCGCGTTCCACGACTTGATCGTCGCCTCGCCCTTCGCAACGATCGCGGCGATTGCGTGGATCGTGATTGCCTACTTCTTCCACCAGTCGATGATCGACGCGGTGACCGGCGGCCATAGCGTGACTCGCCAGGAGCAGCCGCGGCTCTACAATCTCCTCGAAAATCTCTGCATCTCGCGCGGCATCACGATGCCGAAGCTGAAGATCATGGAGAGCCCGGCGCTGAACGCCTTCGCGACCGGCCTCAATCCGCGGCAATATGCGATCACCGTCACCACGGGTCTCCTCAAAGCGCTGAACGACCAGGAGATCGAGGCGGTGCTGGGTCACGAGCTGACCCACATCAGGAACGGCGACGTGCAGCTCATGGTCGTCGCCGTCATCATCGCCGGCGTGGTCGGCTTCTTCGGCGAACTGTTCTTCCGCCTGTTCACGAGCTTCGACTGGAGCCCGAGCTCCGGCGGCTCATGGTCATCGGGCTCATCCTCCTCGTCGCGCTCGTCCTCGTCATCGAGCGACAGAAAGAGTTCCGGCGGCGGCGCGGTGATCGTCATCATCATCGCGGTGGCGCTGATCGTGCTGGCCTGGCTGTTGTCGCAGGTGGTGAAGCTCGCGCTGTCGCGTTCGCGCGAATTTCTCGCCGACGCCGGTTCGGTGGAGCTGACGAAGAATCCCGACGCGATGATCACGGCGCTGCGCAAGATCGAAGGCCGCGGCGAATTGCCGGGCGCGACCTCGGCGGTGATGGAGCTCTGCGTCGACAATCCCCGCGAGGGTTTTGCCGACCTGTTCGCGACCCACCCGTCGGTCAAGTCCCGGGTCGACGCGCTGATCAAGTTTGCCGGCGGCCATGACCCCGGCCGGCTGCGGACGCTTACCGCCGAGGCCGAAGAGCCCGAGGCCCAGGCCGACCAGAAGGACGCCTCGCCGTCGCCGACAGGTCCGTGGAACGATTCCGGCAAGCCAACCGCGGCTGCGCCGGGCCCCGCACCCGGCCCGTCCGGAACCGCTGTCGGCAATCCAGTGGGTCCTTGGGGCCGGCATTGA
- a CDS encoding DsbA family protein, with protein MIITRRAFTTMLSLTGLAALAGLSPLRFISEAMIPEAKAQTAADVAKPVSLPDMALGPADAAVTITEYASMTCPHCAAFNEQVFPKIKKEYIDAGKVRYIFREFPLDIKAAAGSMLSRCIANGDAPKYFAVTDMLFRQQSDWVTKNTTETLTRIGKQAGLTQQQVEACLKDQALLDKIAADQKYASDVLKVDSTPTFFINGEKIKGEASFEEFAKKINPLLKS; from the coding sequence TTGATCATCACCCGCCGCGCCTTCACCACGATGCTGTCGCTGACCGGGCTCGCCGCGCTCGCCGGGCTCTCGCCGCTGCGGTTCATCTCCGAGGCCATGATCCCTGAAGCAAAGGCGCAGACCGCCGCCGATGTGGCCAAGCCGGTGTCGCTGCCCGACATGGCGCTGGGCCCGGCAGACGCCGCCGTCACCATCACCGAATACGCCTCGATGACCTGCCCGCACTGCGCCGCCTTCAACGAGCAGGTGTTCCCCAAGATCAAGAAGGAATACATCGACGCCGGCAAGGTGCGTTACATCTTCCGCGAGTTCCCGCTCGACATCAAAGCAGCCGCCGGCTCGATGCTGTCGCGCTGCATCGCCAATGGCGACGCGCCGAAATATTTTGCGGTCACCGACATGCTGTTCCGCCAGCAGAGCGACTGGGTGACGAAGAACACCACCGAGACGCTGACGCGGATCGGCAAGCAGGCCGGACTCACTCAGCAACAGGTCGAGGCCTGCCTGAAGGACCAGGCGCTGCTCGACAAGATTGCCGCAGACCAGAAATATGCCAGCGATGTGCTGAAGGTCGATTCGACGCCGACCTTCTTCATCAACGGTGAGAAGATCAAGGGCGAGGCCTCGTTCGAGGAATTCGCGAAGAAGATCAATCCGCTGCTCAAGAGCTGA
- the mutY gene encoding A/G-specific adenine glycosylase: MNLRATLKAKSEPVEPERLARPLALLAWYDRHRRRLPWRAAPGDAADPYRVWLSEIMLQQTTVKAVGPYFEKFVARWPDVTALGRASLDDVLRMWAGLGYYSRARNLYACAVAVTRDHGGVFPETEEGLRALPGIGPYTAAAIAAIAFDRRTMPVDGNIERVVSRLFAVEEELPQAKPLIQQLAATLLADSRAGDEKSRAGDSAQALMDLGASICTPKKPACSLCPLNDDCAARAQGTQETFPRKAPKKSGTLRRGAAFVVTRGDELLVRTRPEQGLLGGMTEVPGSDWLAGQDDKAAKEQAPELKGLSRWQRKLGVVTHVFTHFPLELVVYTARAEIRARAPDGMRWVPIATLASEALPNVMRKVIAHGLDL; the protein is encoded by the coding sequence ATGAACCTCAGAGCCACCCTAAAGGCGAAGTCGGAACCAGTCGAGCCGGAACGTTTGGCACGCCCCCTGGCGCTGCTCGCGTGGTACGACCGTCACCGCCGCAGGCTGCCTTGGCGCGCGGCGCCGGGCGATGCCGCGGATCCCTACCGCGTCTGGCTGTCGGAGATCATGCTGCAGCAGACCACCGTGAAGGCGGTCGGGCCCTATTTCGAGAAATTCGTCGCGCGCTGGCCGGATGTCACGGCGCTGGGGCGAGCCTCGCTCGACGACGTGCTGCGGATGTGGGCCGGGCTCGGCTATTACTCGCGCGCACGCAACCTTTACGCTTGCGCGGTCGCCGTGACGCGCGATCATGGCGGCGTGTTTCCCGAAACCGAGGAAGGGCTGCGCGCGCTGCCGGGGATCGGGCCCTACACGGCGGCCGCGATCGCAGCGATCGCGTTCGATCGCCGAACCATGCCGGTCGACGGCAATATCGAGCGGGTGGTGTCGCGGCTCTTTGCAGTCGAAGAGGAACTCCCGCAGGCCAAGCCGCTGATCCAGCAACTGGCAGCGACGCTCCTTGCCGACTCGCGCGCCGGTGACGAGAAGTCTCGCGCCGGCGACAGCGCACAGGCGCTGATGGATCTCGGCGCTTCGATCTGCACGCCGAAAAAGCCGGCCTGCTCGCTCTGCCCGCTCAACGATGATTGCGCGGCGCGCGCACAAGGAACGCAGGAGACGTTTCCACGCAAAGCGCCGAAGAAGAGCGGGACGTTGCGGCGCGGCGCAGCCTTCGTCGTCACGCGTGGCGACGAACTCCTCGTCCGCACCCGGCCGGAGCAGGGATTGCTCGGCGGAATGACCGAGGTGCCGGGCTCGGACTGGCTCGCCGGCCAGGACGACAAGGCGGCGAAAGAGCAGGCGCCGGAGCTGAAGGGGCTTTCGCGCTGGCAGCGCAAGCTCGGCGTCGTCACCCACGTCTTCACGCATTTTCCGCTGGAGCTCGTGGTCTACACTGCGCGCGCCGAGATTCGTGCGCGGGCGCCGGACGGCATGCGCTGGGTGCCGATTGCGACCCTTGCGAGCGAAGCGCTGCCCAATGTTATGCGCAAGGTGATTGCGCACGGACTGGACCTGTAG
- a CDS encoding LemA family protein, producing MSTGWIVLGVIVVLVLFAFGAYNRLVTLSQRVGQAFADIDVQLKQRHDLIPNLVETVKGYAAHERGTLDDVIKARNSAMSAQGPAQVSAAENQLSGALGRLIALSEAYPDLKANANFQQLAAELSDLENKIAASRRFFNNAVQEYNTGIQQMPAALFAGMFGFTRKDFFDLGASRTEVEATPQVKF from the coding sequence ATGTCGACCGGCTGGATCGTTCTCGGCGTTATCGTCGTCCTCGTGCTGTTCGCCTTCGGCGCCTACAACCGGCTTGTGACGCTGAGCCAGCGCGTCGGCCAGGCCTTTGCCGACATCGACGTGCAGCTCAAGCAGCGCCACGACCTGATCCCGAACCTAGTCGAGACAGTGAAGGGCTACGCAGCGCATGAGCGCGGCACGCTGGACGACGTCATCAAGGCGCGCAATTCGGCGATGTCGGCGCAGGGGCCGGCGCAGGTCTCCGCGGCCGAGAACCAGCTCTCCGGCGCACTCGGCCGGCTGATCGCGCTGTCGGAGGCCTATCCGGACCTCAAGGCCAATGCCAATTTCCAGCAGCTCGCCGCCGAGCTCTCCGACCTCGAGAACAAGATCGCGGCGAGCCGCCGCTTCTTCAACAACGCGGTGCAGGAGTACAACACCGGCATCCAGCAGATGCCCGCCGCGCTGTTCGCCGGCATGTTCGGCTTCACGCGCAAGGATTTCTTCGATCTCGGCGCAAGCCGTACCGAGGTCGAGGCGACGCCGCAGGTGAAGTTCTGA